The following proteins are co-located in the Lagenorhynchus albirostris chromosome 2, mLagAlb1.1, whole genome shotgun sequence genome:
- the LOC132514715 gene encoding LOW QUALITY PROTEIN: dihydrolipoyl dehydrogenase, mitochondrial-like (The sequence of the model RefSeq protein was modified relative to this genomic sequence to represent the inferred CDS: inserted 2 bases in 1 codon; substituted 1 base at 1 genomic stop codon) produces MAHGKDFAFRGIEMSEVRLNLVKMMEQKSNAVKALTGGIAHLFKQNKVAHVNGYGKITGKNQVTAMKADGSTQVIDTKNILIVTGSKVTPFPGITIDEHTVVSSTGALSLKKVPEKMVVIGAGVIGVELGSVWQRLGADVTAVEFWGHVGGIGIDMEISXNFQRILQKQGFKFKLNTKFTGATKKSDGKIDVSIEAASGDKAEVITCDVLVVCIGXRPFTKNLGLEELGIELDPRGRIPINTRFQTKIPNIYAIGDVVAGPMLAHKAEDEGFICVEGMAGGAVRIDYNCVPSVIYTHPEVAWVGKSEEQLKEEGIEYKVGKFPFAANSRAKTNADTDGMVKILGQKSTDRVLGAHILGPGTGEMINGAALALEYGASCEDIARVCHAHPTLSEAFREANLAASFGKSTNF; encoded by the exons ATGGCCCATGGAAAAGATTTTGCATTTAGAGGAATTGAAATGTCTGAAGTTCGCTTGAATTTAGTGAAGATGATGGAGCAGAAGAGTAATGCAGTAAAAGCTTTAACGGGTGGAATTGCCCACTTATTCAAACAGAATAAGGTTGCTCATGTAAATGGATATGGAAAGATAACTGGGAAAAATCAGGTCACCGCTATGAAAGCCGATGGCAGCACTCAAGTTATTGATACAAAGAACATTCTTATAGTCACAGGTTCAAAAGTCACTCCTTTTCCTGGAATTACAATTGATGAACATACAGTAGTGTCATCTACAGGtgctttgtctttaaaaaaagttcCAGAAAAGATGGTTGTCATTGGTGCAGGAGTAATAGGTGTAGAATTGGGCTCAGTTTGGCAAAGACTTGGTGCAGACGTGACAGCAGTTGAGTTTTGGGGTCATGTTGGTGGAATTGGAATTGATATGGAGATATC AAACTTTCAACGCATCCTTCAAAAACaaggatttaaatttaaattgaataCCAAATTTACTGGTGCTACTAAGAAGTCAGATGGAAAAATTGATGTTTCTATTGAAGCTGCTTCTGGTGATAAAGCTGAAGTTATCACTTGTGATGTACTCGTGGTTTGCATTGGTTGACGACCCTTTACTAAGAATTTGGGACTAGAGGAGCTTGGAATTGAGCTGGATCCTAGAGGTAGAATTCCAATAAATACCAGATTCCAAACTAAAATTCCAAATATCTATGCAATCGGTGATGTGGTTGCTGGTCCAATGCTGGCTCACAAAGCAGAGGATGAAGGCTTTATCTGTGTAGAAGGGATGGCTGGTGGCGCTGTGCGCATTGACTACAATTGTGTACCATCGGTGATTTACACACACCCTGAAGTTGCTTGGGTTGGCAAATCAGAAGAGCAGTTGAAAGAAGAGGGTATTGAGTACAAAGTTGGGAAATTCCCATTTGCTGCTAACAGCAGAGCTAAGACAAACGCTGACACAGATGGTATGGTGAAGATACTTGGGCAGAAATCAACAGACAGAGTATTGGGAGCACATATTCTAGGACCAGGTACTGGTGAAATGATAAATGGAGCTGCTCTTGCACTGGAATATGGAGCATCCTGTGAAGATatagctagagtctgtcatgcacaTCCGACCTTATCAGAAGCTTTTAGAGAAGCAAACCTGGCTGCATCATTTGGCAAATCGACCAACTTTTAA